One window of the Pseudomonadota bacterium genome contains the following:
- a CDS encoding DUF86 domain-containing protein, with the protein MVDLDLLSAKLAELSDRIARIKSHRGGDAGVLRRNRDALDLVSFNLMLAVQICADISSHLIADEGWVAAKTLAEGFTRAREHQVIDEPTAEALCRAVGLRNVVAHGYAGIDVELVHRAATDGMQDLERFAKQVARWARDRAAGSL; encoded by the coding sequence ATGGTTGATTTGGACCTGCTTTCGGCCAAGCTCGCCGAGCTATCGGATCGGATCGCCCGCATCAAATCTCACCGAGGCGGTGATGCCGGCGTGCTGCGACGGAATCGGGACGCTCTTGACCTGGTGTCGTTCAACCTCATGCTCGCGGTACAGATCTGCGCTGATATTAGTAGCCATCTGATCGCGGACGAAGGCTGGGTTGCTGCCAAGACGCTGGCCGAGGGCTTCACACGGGCACGAGAGCATCAGGTCATTGACGAGCCAACTGCTGAGGCACTGTGCCGCGCGGTAGGGCTGCGCAACGTGGTTGCGCACGGCTACGCGGGCATCGACGTGGAGCTCGTCCATCGAGCCGCCACCGACGGCATGCAGGACTTGGAGCGGTTCGCGAAGCAGGTCGCGCGCTGGGCTCGCGATCGCGCCGCGGGTTCGTTGTAG